The Ruania alba genome has a window encoding:
- the rpsJ gene encoding 30S ribosomal protein S10, which translates to MAGQKIRIRLKSYDHEVIDSSARKIVDTVTRAGATVVGPVPLPTEKNVFCVIRSPHKYKDSREHFEMRTHKRLIDIVDPTPKAVDSLMRLDLPADVNIEIKL; encoded by the coding sequence ATGGCGGGACAGAAGATCCGCATCCGGCTCAAGTCCTACGACCACGAAGTCATCGACAGCTCGGCGCGCAAGATCGTCGACACGGTGACTCGCGCTGGTGCAACGGTCGTGGGCCCGGTGCCGCTGCCAACCGAGAAGAACGTGTTCTGCGTCATCCGTTCTCCGCACAAGTACAAGGACAGCCGCGAGCATTTCGAGATGCGGACGCACAAGCGGCTGATCGACATCGTGGACCCGACGCCGAAGGCGGTCGACTCGCTCATGCGGCTCGACCTTCCGGCTGACGTCAACATCGAGATCAAGCTCTGA
- the tuf gene encoding elongation factor Tu yields the protein MAKAKFERTKPHVNIGTIGHVDHGKTTLTAAISKVLADKFPDINTAAAFDMIDNAPEEKQRGITINVSHQEYQTDKRHYAHVDAPGHADYIKNMITGAAQMDGAILVVAATDGPMAQTREHVLLARQVGVPYLLVALNKSDMVDDEEILELVEMEVRELLSSQEFPGDDLPVIRVSALKALEGDAEWVKSIEELMEAVDENVPDPVRDIDKPFLMPIEDVFTITGRGTVVTGRVERGQLKVNEEVEIVGIRESQKTTVTGVEMFRKLLDTADAGENVGLLLRGTKREDVERGQVVVKPGSITPHTNFEAQVYILAKDEGGRHNPFYSNYRPQFYFRTTDVTGVIELPEGTEMVMPGDNTEMTVELIQPIAMEDGLGFAIREGGRTVGSGRVTKILK from the coding sequence GTGGCGAAGGCCAAGTTCGAGCGGACCAAGCCGCACGTCAACATCGGCACGATCGGTCACGTCGACCACGGTAAGACGACGCTGACGGCCGCTATCTCCAAGGTGCTGGCGGACAAGTTTCCGGACATCAACACCGCGGCCGCGTTCGACATGATCGACAACGCGCCGGAAGAGAAGCAGCGCGGCATCACGATCAACGTGTCCCACCAGGAGTACCAGACCGACAAGCGCCACTACGCGCACGTCGACGCTCCGGGACACGCCGACTACATCAAGAACATGATCACCGGCGCGGCCCAGATGGATGGTGCGATCCTCGTGGTCGCCGCCACCGACGGCCCGATGGCGCAGACCCGCGAGCACGTGCTGCTCGCCCGTCAGGTCGGCGTGCCGTACCTGCTCGTCGCGCTGAACAAGTCGGACATGGTCGACGACGAGGAGATCCTCGAGCTGGTCGAGATGGAGGTTCGTGAGCTCCTCTCCAGCCAGGAGTTCCCGGGCGACGACCTGCCGGTGATCCGCGTCTCTGCGCTGAAGGCGCTCGAGGGCGACGCCGAGTGGGTCAAGTCCATCGAGGAGCTCATGGAGGCTGTCGACGAGAACGTGCCGGACCCGGTGCGTGACATCGACAAGCCGTTCCTGATGCCGATTGAGGACGTCTTCACCATCACCGGTCGCGGCACCGTGGTCACCGGTCGGGTGGAGCGTGGCCAGCTCAAGGTGAACGAGGAGGTGGAGATCGTCGGTATCCGCGAGTCGCAGAAGACGACCGTGACGGGTGTCGAGATGTTCCGCAAGCTGCTCGACACCGCCGACGCCGGCGAGAACGTCGGCCTCCTCCTGCGCGGTACCAAGCGTGAGGACGTCGAGCGTGGACAGGTCGTGGTGAAGCCGGGTTCGATCACCCCGCACACCAACTTCGAGGCCCAGGTCTACATCCTGGCCAAGGACGAGGGCGGTCGTCACAACCCGTTCTACTCCAACTACCGTCCGCAGTTCTACTTCCGCACCACCGACGTCACCGGCGTCATCGAGCTGCCCGAGGGCACCGAGATGGTCATGCCGGGTGACAACACCGAGATGACGGTCGAGCTGATCCAGCCGATCGCCATGGAAGACGGCCTCGGCTTCGCCATCCGTGAGGGTGGCCGCACCGTTGGCTCCGGCCGTGTGACCAAGATCCTCAAGTGA